The following proteins are co-located in the Spea bombifrons isolate aSpeBom1 chromosome 3, aSpeBom1.2.pri, whole genome shotgun sequence genome:
- the PTP4A1 gene encoding protein tyrosine phosphatase type IVA 1 has product MARMNRPAPVEITYKNMRFLITHNPTNATLNKFIEELKKYGVTTVVRVCEATYDTALVEKEGIQVLDWPFDDGAPPSNQIVDDWLNLLKWKFREEPGCCIAVHCVAGLGRAPVLVALALIECGMKYEDAVQFIRQKRRGAFNSKQLLYLEKYRPKMRLRFKDSNGHRNNCCIQ; this is encoded by the exons ATGGCTCGTATGAACCGCCCTGCTCCAGTTGAGATAACCTATAAGAACATGAGATTCCTTATCACACACAATCCGACCAATGCTACATTAAACAAATTTATTGAG GAGCTTAAAAAATATGGTGTAACGACAGTAGTGAGAGTTTGTGAGGCCACTTACGACACTGCGTTGGTAGAAAAAGAGGGCATTCAGGTTCTG GACTGGCCCTTTGACGATGGTGCTCCACCATCTAATCAGATTGTCGATGATTGGTTGAATCTCTTGAAATGGAAATTTCGTGAAGAACCTGGCTGCTGTATTGCAGTGCATTGTGTAGCTGGGCTTGGAAG ggctCCGGTGCTTGTTGCACTTGCACTCATTGAATGTGGAATGAAATATGAAGATGCTGTGCAGTTTATAAGGCA aaaacgcAGAGGAGCCTTCAACAGCAAGCAGTTGCTCTACTTAGAGAAGTATCGTCCCAAGATGCGTTTACGCTTTAAAGATTCAAACGGTCACCGAAACAACTGCTGCATTCAATAA